One Thioclava electrotropha DNA segment encodes these proteins:
- a CDS encoding dimethylsulfonioproprionate lyase family protein has product MTDTMPMNDASPDEGLRVSDCPDWLYLLREFDTLYRHGSAGGSRLIRSHRKRVRDTLSQIIDTNPPVTPRQPQPKPVTAHLSRALDLGERGAVAGMARALSRVTGQLTWEYGYEKVPKALARKYAYCEVLGPRGPVASDRLVLGFVLFAPRTTYPQHSHKEIEESYISVAGPWSENDTAVHAPGSLILNRPDHEHRITTADLDPCLLAYAWVGPEARLTAPGMKLSSTRKVRMREGI; this is encoded by the coding sequence ATGACCGACACGATGCCGATGAACGATGCGTCCCCCGACGAGGGGCTGCGCGTCTCCGATTGTCCAGACTGGCTGTATCTGCTGCGCGAATTCGACACGCTCTACCGGCACGGCTCGGCTGGCGGCAGCCGCCTGATCCGCAGCCATCGCAAACGGGTGCGCGACACGCTTTCGCAGATCATCGACACCAATCCCCCGGTGACGCCGCGCCAGCCGCAGCCGAAACCGGTGACAGCACATCTGTCGCGTGCGCTCGATCTTGGCGAGCGCGGCGCGGTCGCGGGCATGGCGCGGGCGCTGTCGCGCGTGACGGGGCAGCTGACATGGGAATATGGCTACGAGAAAGTGCCAAAGGCGCTGGCGCGCAAATATGCCTATTGCGAGGTGCTGGGTCCGCGCGGGCCGGTGGCCTCGGATCGGCTGGTGCTCGGATTCGTTCTGTTTGCGCCGCGCACGACCTATCCGCAGCACAGCCATAAAGAGATCGAGGAGAGCTATATCTCGGTCGCGGGCCCGTGGTCGGAGAATGATACTGCCGTGCATGCGCCGGGCTCGCTGATCCTGAACCGTCCCGATCACGAACACCGCATCACCACCGCCGATCTCGACCCCTGCCTGCTGGCCTATGCCTGGGTCGGGCCGGAGGCGCGGTTGACTGCGCCGGGGATGAAACTCTCCTCGACCCGAAAGGTGCGGATGCGCGAGGGCATCTGA
- a CDS encoding pirin family protein yields MSWNPALDPEIPIGDAVDAIETVIAPRARDLGGFEVRRALPSAARQMIGPFIFFDQIGPVEFLSGQRGIDIRPHPHIGLATVTYLLQGRLHHRDSLGTDQWITPGAVNWMNAGYGITHSERTDGKVRDTGQHLAGIQTWVALPEDQEEGQAAFKHVGADVLPELQAEGKTVRLVLGDAWGAHAPIELPSEMFYADANLDPGAQLPLPDNHEDRGVYVLQGSVTVAGETYEEGRMLVFRPGDRVSLKAGGQGARLIVLGGATMGGPRYIWWNFVASSRDKIDAAKEAWRAGDWAHGRFQLPPADDAEFIPAPER; encoded by the coding sequence ATGAGCTGGAACCCCGCCCTCGACCCCGAAATCCCGATTGGCGACGCCGTCGACGCCATTGAAACCGTCATCGCGCCGCGGGCGCGTGACCTTGGCGGATTCGAGGTGCGCCGCGCGCTCCCGTCCGCCGCGCGGCAGATGATCGGCCCCTTCATCTTCTTCGACCAGATCGGCCCGGTCGAATTCCTCTCGGGCCAACGTGGCATCGACATCCGCCCGCACCCGCATATCGGCCTCGCGACCGTGACCTACCTTCTGCAAGGCCGCTTGCATCACCGCGATTCGCTGGGCACCGATCAATGGATCACGCCGGGCGCGGTGAACTGGATGAATGCGGGCTACGGCATCACCCATTCCGAGCGCACCGACGGCAAGGTCCGCGACACCGGCCAGCATCTTGCGGGCATCCAGACCTGGGTCGCACTGCCCGAAGATCAGGAAGAAGGGCAGGCGGCGTTCAAACATGTGGGCGCAGACGTGCTCCCCGAACTGCAGGCCGAGGGCAAGACCGTGCGGCTGGTGCTGGGCGATGCCTGGGGCGCGCATGCGCCGATCGAGCTGCCCTCCGAGATGTTCTACGCCGATGCGAATCTCGATCCGGGCGCGCAGCTCCCGCTGCCCGACAATCACGAAGATCGCGGCGTTTATGTGCTTCAGGGCTCTGTCACCGTGGCGGGTGAGACCTATGAGGAAGGCCGGATGCTGGTCTTCCGCCCCGGCGACCGGGTGTCGCTCAAGGCGGGCGGGCAGGGCGCGCGGCTCATCGTGCTGGGCGGTGCCACCATGGGCGGTCCGCGCTACATCTGGTGGAATTTCGTGGCCTCCTCGCGCGACAAGATCGACGCCGCGAAAGAGGCATGGCGCGCGGGCGACTGGGCGCATGGCCGTTTCCAGCTGCCCCCCGCCGACGATGCGGAGTTCATTCCTGCGCCGGAGCGGTGA
- a CDS encoding RND transporter, which translates to MRWIKQVFDHITLLQAVLFAALLGLAPFTPEPHIWEKLKMLVAGTLVRPIDWFDLVMHGLPWIVLAAKLAQWVKTGQTGKSGRGAQ; encoded by the coding sequence ATGCGCTGGATCAAACAGGTTTTCGACCACATCACCCTGCTGCAAGCGGTGCTTTTCGCTGCACTGCTCGGTCTCGCGCCATTCACCCCAGAGCCACATATCTGGGAAAAGCTGAAGATGTTGGTGGCGGGCACGCTAGTGCGTCCGATCGACTGGTTCGATCTGGTCATGCACGGACTGCCGTGGATCGTGCTGGCGGCGAAGCTGGCGCAATGGGTGAAGACGGGACAGACCGGGAAATCCGGGAGAGGTGCGCAATGA